The Streptomyces sp. NBC_00344 genome includes a window with the following:
- a CDS encoding transposase — MTGVRVSRLAQLVTVCVLQFLLGLSDRQAEQAVRCRIDVTYAMARELDDPGFHHCVLADFRDRLAEGNRADRLLDLALVRLEEAGLVRERTTQRTDQWTAARREAYANDLGAERSLVAVTAKSNRSKSDQEPSTWLPPLADARCTYAAGRREAVGTRPPRRRGGRVPADSPCSGMSVPIPTRCQRSPGTYARLLLEPRGGATVAPRGRGAHPAPATPAAVPDPAPVIPEYRRHFLPAAASQAGSGA, encoded by the coding sequence GTGACGGGCGTCCGGGTCTCTCGCCTGGCTCAGCTGGTCACTGTCTGTGTGCTGCAGTTCCTGCTCGGCCTGTCGGACCGGCAGGCCGAGCAGGCGGTGCGCTGCCGCATCGACGTCACGTACGCCATGGCCCGGGAGCTGGACGATCCCGGCTTCCACCACTGCGTGCTGGCCGACTTCCGAGACCGTCTCGCCGAGGGTAACCGCGCCGACCGCCTCCTCGACCTCGCGCTGGTCCGCCTCGAGGAGGCCGGCCTGGTGCGCGAGCGCACCACACAGCGCACCGACCAGTGGACCGCGGCCCGGCGCGAGGCGTATGCCAACGACCTCGGGGCCGAGCGCTCGCTCGTTGCTGTCACGGCGAAGTCGAACCGCTCGAAGAGCGACCAGGAACCCTCAACTTGGCTGCCGCCGCTCGCCGACGCGCGCTGCACCTACGCCGCGGGTAGACGTGAAGCGGTGGGCACCCGTCCTCCCCGGCGCCGGGGAGGACGGGTGCCCGCCGACAGTCCGTGCAGCGGGATGTCCGTCCCCATACCGACCCGCTGCCAGCGCTCGCCGGGCACCTACGCACGGTTGCTGCTGGAGCCGCGAGGAGGTGCGACGGTTGCTCCCCGGGGGCGGGGAGCCCACCCGGCCCCCGCTACTCCCGCTGCGGTACCCGACCCGGCCCCGGTAATCCCGGAGTACCGCCGGCACTTCCTCCCGGCGGCCGCATCGCAGGCCGGAAGCGGCGCCTAG
- a CDS encoding alpha/beta fold hydrolase — translation MKPFGSRGRMFAAVAAALAVLAGTGTWAAVASDDPAPVHREDRLLAVDGVHIDTSYFTAGGPGRRPAVLLGHGFGGSKDDVRAQARQLARSGYAVLTWSARGFGKSTGRIGLNDPGHEVEDVSKLIDWLAARPEVQLDKAGDPRVGVSGSSYGGAVSLLAAGYDRRVDAIAPQITYWSLADALFPSGVFKKLWAGIFINTGGGCDRFEAQLCTMYNRVAEAGKPDAAARRVLEARSPEAVGDRIRVPSLLVQGQSDSLFPLGQADAAARKIAANGAPVSVDWIAGGHDGGDRETGRIDARITSWFDRYLKGDRSTGTGPEFRVTRTGGIDSTDGAAQLRGASSDRYPGLGSDERPLVLSGREQSFDSPAGAAPPAISAVPGVAALSQLSGLGVGLSLDFPGQYARFDSAPLTAARTITGAPSVRIRVRSTSDDAVLFGKVYDVGPGGKQQVLPHQLVAPVRVTGAKAGRTVRLTLPAVDHTVEAGHRLRLVLASTDLGYASPAVPATYTVSQAGPLLLPEVPALKTATAGISWWVWGLPVLGALIAAGLLATRRRAVPAPDPDLAAVPLRITGLSKKYSRSADRYAVRDLSFQVEKGQVLGLLGPNGAGKTTTLRMLMGLITPDGGEARVFGHAIVPGAPVLSRVGAFVEGAGFLPHLSGRANLDLYWQATGRPTEDSRVTEALEIAGLGDALERAVRTYSQGMRQRLAIAQAMLGMPDLLILDEPTNGLDPPQIREMRDVMIRYAAEGRTVIVSSHLLAEVEQSCTHLVVMDRGRLIQAGPVAEITGSGDTLLVTAAERIPEVLAEKVAALPGIGSAVRTDDGLLVRLDGATPAELIAELVRLDVPLTGVGAHRRLEDAFLTLIGGTSG, via the coding sequence ATGAAGCCATTCGGATCCCGCGGCCGGATGTTCGCCGCAGTGGCCGCCGCACTCGCAGTCCTGGCCGGGACCGGCACCTGGGCCGCCGTCGCATCGGACGACCCGGCGCCCGTGCACCGCGAGGACCGGCTGCTGGCGGTGGACGGGGTGCACATCGACACCTCGTACTTCACCGCTGGCGGCCCGGGTCGGCGCCCCGCCGTGCTGCTCGGACACGGCTTCGGCGGCAGCAAGGACGATGTGCGCGCCCAGGCCCGGCAGCTGGCGCGCAGCGGCTACGCGGTGCTGACCTGGTCGGCGCGCGGATTCGGGAAGTCGACCGGCAGGATCGGGCTCAACGACCCGGGCCATGAGGTCGAGGACGTCTCGAAGCTGATCGACTGGCTGGCCGCACGGCCCGAGGTGCAGCTGGACAAGGCGGGTGACCCTCGGGTGGGGGTCTCCGGGTCGTCCTACGGCGGGGCGGTCTCACTGCTCGCGGCGGGCTACGACCGGCGCGTCGACGCCATCGCACCGCAGATCACCTACTGGAGTCTGGCCGACGCGCTTTTCCCCAGCGGGGTCTTCAAGAAGCTCTGGGCCGGGATCTTCATCAACACCGGTGGCGGTTGCGACCGGTTCGAGGCGCAGCTCTGCACGATGTACAACCGGGTGGCCGAGGCAGGCAAGCCGGACGCCGCTGCCCGCAGGGTGCTCGAAGCGCGCAGCCCCGAGGCGGTGGGAGACCGGATCAGGGTGCCGTCGCTGCTCGTCCAGGGGCAGAGCGACTCGCTCTTCCCGCTGGGGCAGGCCGACGCGGCGGCCAGGAAGATCGCCGCCAACGGGGCACCCGTCTCGGTCGACTGGATCGCGGGCGGGCACGATGGCGGCGACCGGGAGACCGGGCGCATCGACGCACGCATCACCTCCTGGTTCGACCGCTACCTCAAGGGCGACAGGAGCACCGGCACCGGCCCGGAATTCCGGGTCACCAGAACGGGCGGGATCGATTCGACCGACGGCGCGGCCCAGCTGAGAGGCGCGAGCAGCGACCGCTACCCCGGCCTCGGCAGCGACGAGCGCCCCCTGGTGCTCTCCGGTCGCGAGCAGAGCTTCGACAGTCCCGCCGGGGCCGCGCCGCCCGCGATCTCCGCCGTGCCCGGAGTGGCGGCGCTCTCCCAGCTCTCGGGGCTCGGTGTGGGACTGTCACTGGACTTCCCGGGCCAGTACGCGCGGTTCGACTCCGCGCCGCTGACCGCCGCCCGCACGATCACCGGCGCGCCGTCGGTCAGGATCAGGGTCAGATCGACCAGCGACGACGCCGTGCTCTTCGGAAAGGTCTACGACGTGGGGCCCGGCGGCAAGCAGCAGGTGCTCCCGCATCAGCTGGTCGCCCCGGTCCGGGTGACCGGCGCCAAGGCCGGCCGCACCGTACGGCTGACGCTGCCGGCCGTCGACCACACGGTGGAGGCCGGACACCGGCTGCGGCTGGTGCTCGCGTCGACCGACCTCGGCTATGCGTCCCCGGCTGTGCCCGCGACGTACACCGTCTCGCAGGCCGGCCCGTTGCTGCTGCCTGAAGTGCCCGCGCTGAAGACTGCGACCGCCGGGATCAGCTGGTGGGTATGGGGGTTGCCGGTACTGGGCGCGCTGATCGCGGCGGGTCTGCTCGCCACCCGTCGCAGGGCGGTCCCGGCCCCCGATCCGGACCTGGCCGCGGTGCCCCTGCGGATCACCGGTCTGTCGAAGAAGTACTCCCGGTCCGCGGACCGGTACGCGGTCCGTGATCTCTCCTTCCAGGTGGAGAAGGGCCAGGTGCTCGGACTGCTGGGGCCCAACGGTGCGGGAAAGACCACCACTCTGCGCATGCTGATGGGCCTCATCACCCCCGACGGCGGCGAGGCGCGGGTCTTCGGCCACGCGATCGTCCCGGGCGCGCCGGTGCTGTCCCGGGTCGGGGCGTTCGTGGAGGGGGCGGGCTTCCTCCCCCACCTCTCCGGCCGGGCCAACCTGGATCTGTACTGGCAGGCGACCGGCCGTCCCACCGAGGACTCCCGGGTCACCGAGGCGCTGGAGATCGCCGGGCTCGGCGACGCGCTGGAACGCGCGGTACGGACGTACTCCCAGGGCATGCGCCAGCGGCTCGCCATCGCGCAGGCCATGCTCGGCATGCCCGATCTGCTGATTCTGGACGAACCGACCAACGGACTCGACCCGCCGCAGATCCGGGAGATGCGGGACGTGATGATCCGCTATGCGGCCGAGGGACGGACGGTGATCGTCTCCAGCCATCTGCTGGCCGAGGTGGAGCAGTCCTGCACGCACCTGGTCGTCATGGACCGCGGACGGCTGATCCAGGCCGGGCCGGTCGCCGAGATCACCGGCAGCGGAGACACCCTGCTCGTGACGGCCGCCGAACGGATCCCGGAGGTGCTGGCCGAGAAGGTGGCCGCGCTGCCCGGTATCGGGTCGGCGGTCAGGACCGACGACGGGCTGCTGGTGCGGCTCGACGGAGCCACTCCGGCCGAGCTGATCGCCGAACTCGTGCGTCTGGACGTGCCGTTGACCGGTGTGGGAGCGCATCGCCGCCTCGAGGACGCGTTCCTCACCCTGATCGGAGGCACTTCCGGATGA
- a CDS encoding ABC transporter permease → MSTTTLHETAPGYRARHTLPLRVEARRQWKRRRTLVMGAVLAALPFVLVAAFAIGGAPSGRDNNGRITLMDTATASGANFAATCLFVSAGFLLVVPVALFCGDTVASEAGWSSLRYLLAAPVPRARLLRSKLTVALGFSLAAMVVLPVVALAVGTAAYGWGPLELPTGGSLATAEAVPRLALAVAFVFVSQLVTAGLAFWLSTRTDAPLGAVGGAVGLTIVGNVLDAVTALGSWRDFLPAHWQFAWADALQPQLEWGGMLKGAAVSVTYALVLIALAFRGFARKDIVS, encoded by the coding sequence ATGAGTACGACCACCCTCCACGAGACCGCGCCCGGCTACCGGGCCCGGCACACCCTCCCGCTGCGCGTCGAGGCCAGGCGCCAGTGGAAACGCAGGCGGACGCTGGTGATGGGCGCTGTGCTGGCCGCCCTGCCGTTCGTGCTCGTCGCGGCGTTCGCGATCGGCGGCGCCCCCAGCGGGCGCGACAACAACGGGCGCATCACCCTGATGGACACCGCGACGGCGTCCGGCGCCAACTTCGCAGCCACCTGCCTCTTCGTCTCGGCGGGCTTTCTGCTGGTGGTACCGGTGGCGCTGTTCTGCGGCGACACGGTGGCATCGGAGGCCGGCTGGTCGTCGCTGCGCTATCTGCTCGCCGCACCGGTGCCGCGGGCCAGGCTGCTGCGGAGCAAGCTGACCGTGGCCCTGGGCTTCAGCCTGGCGGCCATGGTGGTGCTGCCGGTGGTCGCACTAGCCGTGGGCACCGCGGCGTACGGCTGGGGGCCACTGGAGCTGCCGACCGGGGGCTCCCTGGCCACCGCCGAAGCGGTGCCTCGCCTGGCGCTGGCCGTCGCGTTCGTCTTCGTTTCCCAACTGGTCACCGCCGGACTGGCGTTCTGGCTCTCGACCCGGACCGACGCGCCGCTGGGAGCGGTGGGCGGGGCGGTGGGCCTGACCATCGTGGGGAATGTGCTGGACGCGGTGACCGCGCTCGGTTCCTGGCGTGACTTCCTGCCCGCGCACTGGCAGTTCGCCTGGGCCGACGCGCTCCAGCCGCAGCTGGAATGGGGCGGCATGCTCAAGGGCGCGGCCGTCTCGGTGACCTATGCGCTGGTGCTCATCGCCCTCGCCTTCCGGGGGTTCGCCAGGAAGGACATCGTCTCCTGA
- a CDS encoding anthrone oxygenase family protein — translation MASVLLVLAAVATGLYAGFMFAFAAGVMPGLKLLPDEQFVAAMRRINEKVPGPWFLLVFLCVVALPAAALAVPVHGRTDTALWLLTGGLLCAVAGHLVTIAGNIPLNSALAAEAGPGAAELRVAFEGRWNRLHLVRTGLSTTAFALVACSALA, via the coding sequence ATGGCCTCCGTACTGCTCGTCCTCGCCGCCGTGGCCACCGGCCTCTACGCGGGCTTCATGTTCGCCTTCGCGGCCGGTGTCATGCCCGGGCTGAAGCTGCTGCCGGACGAGCAGTTCGTCGCGGCGATGCGACGGATCAACGAGAAGGTCCCGGGGCCGTGGTTCCTGCTGGTCTTCCTGTGTGTGGTGGCGCTGCCGGCCGCGGCCCTGGCCGTGCCGGTGCACGGCCGCACCGACACGGCGCTGTGGCTGCTGACCGGCGGCCTGTTGTGCGCCGTGGCCGGCCATCTGGTGACCATCGCCGGCAACATCCCGCTGAACAGCGCGCTCGCCGCCGAGGCCGGGCCGGGGGCCGCCGAGCTCAGGGTGGCCTTCGAAGGCCGCTGGAACCGCCTCCACCTGGTCAGGACGGGGTTGTCGACGACTGCCTTCGCCCTGGTGGCCTGCTCGGCCCTTGCGTAG
- a CDS encoding tellurite resistance TerB family protein: protein MALWDRFKDSAQTMQTQLNAKKNDLKSGGFRDASMAMCALVAAADGSIDPSERQRVASLIATNDVLQNFAADDLQAQFNDYCQKLTQDFDFGKVSILQTIGKVSKKPTEARAVIQIGIVIGGADGNFDKSEQAVVREACFALGIAPVEFDL from the coding sequence ATGGCCCTGTGGGACCGGTTCAAGGACTCTGCGCAGACGATGCAGACGCAGCTCAACGCGAAGAAGAACGACCTCAAGAGCGGCGGGTTCCGGGATGCCAGCATGGCGATGTGCGCCCTCGTGGCCGCGGCGGACGGTTCGATCGATCCCTCCGAGCGGCAGCGGGTCGCCTCGCTGATCGCCACCAACGACGTGCTGCAGAACTTCGCGGCCGACGACCTGCAGGCCCAGTTCAACGACTACTGCCAGAAGCTCACCCAGGACTTCGACTTCGGCAAGGTCAGCATCCTGCAGACCATCGGCAAGGTCAGCAAGAAGCCCACCGAGGCGCGTGCGGTCATCCAGATCGGCATCGTCATCGGCGGCGCCGACGGCAACTTCGACAAGTCCGAGCAGGCCGTGGTCCGCGAGGCGTGTTTCGCGCTGGGCATCGCGCCGGTCGAGTTCGACCTGTAG
- a CDS encoding dynamin family protein has translation MDVRPQLIDALSALRDRVAAVRLPLPLPGAPRARRTRAELLAQLDDYLVPRLRSPEAPLLAVIGGSTGAGKSTLVNSLVGRRVSESGVLRPTTRTPVLVCHPDDHHWFAGQRVLPQLTRVWLPQQDDTGEDDGPHEPQEGTCSTLRIEVVETLPRGLALLDAPDIDSLVSGNRALAAELVCAADVWVLVTTASRYADAVPWHLLRTAKEYNATLVTVLDRVPHQIVGEVSRQYGALLTRAGLGDAPRFTIPELPESAGGGSGLLPTTAVAPLLAWLTHRVQDPAARQQSLDRTASGVIDSLGTRMPELASAVAVQYAAAVRLTGAVEKAYAKEGARVRARLRAGAALAGDARTRWRGYPLVSTSGELLDALVESLVVLLECAVAAADEQVREHWHHEPAAGELRMAAGETGEQVGFAVRRWRRVLEELAEEEVQHADRSPAPDPDAVTALLAAALLGGRRARRAGERLAERIGAQGALRLRDKGAGLVGDCIDQVLNAERDRRLAPLDTLELGPEPQAELIAALSVLQKEKCPR, from the coding sequence TTGGATGTACGGCCTCAGCTGATTGACGCACTCTCCGCCCTGCGCGACCGTGTCGCCGCCGTGCGCCTTCCACTCCCGCTTCCCGGCGCACCGCGGGCACGAAGGACCCGGGCCGAACTGCTCGCCCAGCTCGACGACTATCTGGTGCCCCGGCTCAGATCTCCCGAGGCGCCGCTGCTCGCGGTGATCGGCGGATCGACCGGTGCCGGGAAGTCCACACTGGTCAACTCCCTTGTGGGCAGGCGGGTCAGCGAGTCGGGGGTGCTCCGGCCGACGACCCGGACTCCGGTGCTTGTCTGTCACCCCGACGACCATCACTGGTTCGCGGGACAGCGTGTACTGCCGCAGCTCACCCGGGTGTGGCTGCCGCAGCAGGACGACACAGGGGAGGACGACGGACCGCACGAGCCGCAGGAGGGCACCTGCAGCACCCTGCGGATCGAGGTGGTGGAGACGCTGCCGCGTGGGCTCGCACTGCTCGACGCGCCCGACATCGACTCGCTCGTCTCCGGCAACCGTGCGCTGGCCGCCGAACTGGTCTGCGCCGCGGATGTGTGGGTCCTGGTGACCACGGCCTCGCGGTACGCGGACGCGGTGCCCTGGCATCTGCTGCGTACCGCGAAGGAGTACAACGCGACGCTCGTCACCGTGCTCGACCGGGTGCCCCATCAGATCGTGGGCGAGGTGTCCCGGCAGTACGGAGCGTTGCTCACCCGGGCCGGGCTCGGCGACGCGCCGCGCTTCACCATCCCCGAACTCCCCGAGTCGGCGGGAGGCGGCAGCGGACTGTTGCCGACCACCGCCGTCGCGCCGCTGCTGGCCTGGCTCACCCACCGTGTGCAGGACCCCGCGGCCCGGCAGCAGTCGCTGGACCGCACGGCGAGCGGGGTGATCGATTCACTCGGCACCCGGATGCCTGAACTGGCCTCCGCCGTCGCCGTGCAGTACGCGGCCGCCGTACGGCTCACCGGTGCGGTCGAGAAGGCGTATGCCAAGGAAGGGGCGCGGGTCCGCGCACGGCTGCGCGCCGGTGCGGCGCTGGCCGGTGACGCGCGCACCAGATGGCGGGGCTATCCGCTGGTCAGTACCTCGGGCGAGCTGCTGGACGCGTTGGTGGAGAGCCTGGTGGTGCTGCTGGAGTGCGCGGTGGCCGCCGCGGACGAGCAGGTGCGTGAGCACTGGCACCACGAGCCGGCCGCCGGTGAACTGCGGATGGCGGCGGGGGAGACCGGGGAACAGGTCGGGTTCGCCGTGCGGCGCTGGAGACGGGTTCTCGAGGAACTGGCCGAGGAGGAGGTGCAGCACGCCGACCGGTCGCCCGCTCCGGATCCCGACGCGGTCACGGCGCTGCTCGCGGCCGCCCTGCTCGGCGGGCGGCGGGCGCGCCGCGCGGGGGAGCGCCTGGCCGAGCGGATCGGGGCGCAGGGGGCGCTGCGGCTCCGTGACAAGGGTGCGGGTCTGGTCGGCGACTGCATCGACCAGGTGCTCAACGCGGAGCGGGACCGCAGGCTCGCTCCGCTCGACACGCTCGAGCTGGGACCCGAGCCCCAGGCCGAACTGATCGCCGCGCTGTCCGTACTGCAGAAGGAGAAGTGCCCGCGATGA
- a CDS encoding GTPase, producing MTKTSESSETSGTSRTIDASARPAGAGAAGEAADAAGTERTADAVTAADRGGDRQPAAGPAAVTRGARHAGGAAGATGPASAAGAGEARETAETDGAAEIVGPRSYDWDDGFIARRAVARDRTPLDAGAYGRNPLHEPYEDFPRSVSYGTELRSRLGALRELVGLSRTRLAESTLAEAGRVLDEASARQRLSSQHTVVAIAGASGSGKSTLFNALAGVAISETGLRRPTTSAPLACSWTDGAAGLLDRLAIPGRLRRRPWMSAGPGDDLHGLVLIDLPDHDSAMTSHREQVDRAMELVDAVIWVVDPEKYADAALHDRYLKPLAGHAEVTFVVLNQVDRLPGDAADQVLDDLRRLLDDDGMALGEHGEPGATVMALSALTGDGVGELRELLGRFVRERGAAARRLSADVDAAAAELRAVYVADGHPGLDELSRQEFGDRLGDAMGAAALGETAEREWGLDAMKACRTPWLRLWHWYGSTRAPGGPERPAAVSEPDPTETENTSRQQVEQAVRRVAEEATCGLPAPWAVAVREAASRGADGLPEALDEVAVQAVGRRSGDRSSRPAWWRAAVLTQILVTVHQILGVLWLVGDATGALHAGHLMPVAVILGGTAGGPLVEWLCGMAVRGPARRYGQEAERRLREAAGACGRARVLDPVAGELLRYREVREQYVTVDGLSTTGK from the coding sequence ATGACCAAGACCTCCGAGAGCTCCGAGACCTCCGGAACCTCCAGGACGATCGACGCCTCCGCAAGGCCGGCGGGTGCTGGTGCGGCGGGCGAGGCTGCCGATGCGGCCGGGACGGAACGTACCGCGGACGCGGTCACTGCCGCGGACCGGGGCGGTGACCGGCAGCCGGCAGCAGGGCCGGCGGCGGTTACCCGCGGCGCGCGCCACGCCGGCGGGGCGGCAGGGGCCACCGGGCCGGCGAGCGCAGCCGGGGCCGGTGAGGCCCGGGAGACAGCCGAGACCGACGGCGCAGCAGAGATCGTCGGGCCGAGAAGCTACGACTGGGACGACGGCTTCATCGCGAGACGTGCGGTCGCGCGGGACAGGACGCCCCTCGACGCCGGTGCCTACGGGCGGAATCCGCTGCACGAACCGTACGAGGACTTCCCACGCTCGGTGTCCTACGGCACCGAACTGCGTTCCCGTCTCGGCGCCCTGCGCGAGCTCGTGGGGCTTTCCCGTACCCGGCTCGCGGAGAGCACGCTCGCCGAGGCCGGACGGGTGCTCGACGAGGCATCGGCCAGACAGCGGCTCTCCTCGCAGCACACCGTGGTCGCCATCGCGGGTGCCAGCGGCAGCGGGAAGTCGACCCTCTTCAACGCCCTTGCCGGCGTGGCGATCTCCGAGACGGGTCTGCGCAGGCCCACCACATCCGCCCCCCTGGCCTGCAGCTGGACCGACGGCGCGGCCGGACTGCTCGACCGGCTCGCGATCCCCGGCCGGCTGCGCCGCAGGCCGTGGATGAGCGCGGGTCCCGGTGACGACCTGCACGGACTCGTCCTCATCGACCTGCCCGACCACGATTCAGCGATGACCTCCCACCGCGAACAGGTAGACCGCGCGATGGAGTTGGTCGACGCGGTGATCTGGGTCGTCGATCCGGAGAAGTACGCCGACGCCGCCCTGCACGACCGTTATCTGAAGCCCTTGGCCGGACATGCCGAGGTCACCTTCGTGGTGCTCAACCAGGTGGACCGGCTACCGGGGGACGCGGCCGACCAGGTGCTCGACGATCTGCGCAGACTGCTCGACGACGACGGCATGGCGCTCGGCGAGCACGGAGAACCCGGCGCCACCGTGATGGCGCTCTCGGCGCTCACCGGCGACGGTGTCGGCGAACTCCGCGAGCTGCTGGGACGGTTCGTACGGGAGCGGGGAGCCGCGGCCCGGCGGCTGTCGGCCGATGTCGATGCGGCGGCAGCCGAGCTCCGCGCGGTGTACGTGGCCGATGGGCACCCCGGCCTCGACGAGCTGTCCCGCCAGGAGTTCGGCGACCGGCTCGGTGACGCGATGGGCGCGGCGGCCCTCGGCGAGACCGCGGAACGCGAGTGGGGCCTGGACGCGATGAAGGCGTGCAGGACACCATGGCTGCGGCTCTGGCACTGGTACGGATCGACCCGCGCGCCCGGTGGCCCCGAGCGCCCGGCAGCGGTGAGCGAACCGGATCCCACGGAGACGGAGAACACCTCCCGGCAGCAGGTCGAGCAGGCCGTGCGCCGGGTGGCCGAAGAGGCGACGTGCGGGCTGCCCGCGCCCTGGGCCGTCGCCGTGCGGGAGGCGGCGTCGCGCGGCGCCGACGGACTGCCGGAGGCGCTGGACGAAGTGGCGGTCCAGGCCGTGGGCCGCAGGAGCGGCGACCGCTCATCGCGGCCCGCCTGGTGGCGGGCAGCGGTACTCACCCAGATCCTGGTCACGGTGCACCAGATTCTCGGTGTGCTCTGGCTGGTGGGTGATGCGACGGGCGCTCTCCATGCGGGTCATCTGATGCCGGTGGCCGTCATCCTGGGGGGAACCGCCGGCGGACCGCTGGTGGAGTGGCTCTGCGGGATGGCCGTACGCGGCCCGGCGCGCCGGTACGGGCAGGAGGCCGAGCGACGGCTGCGGGAGGCCGCCGGGGCGTGCGGGCGGGCCAGAGTCCTCGACCCGGTCGCCGGTGAACTGCTGCGCTACCGGGAGGTGCGCGAGCAGTACGTAACGGTCGACGGTTTGTCCACAACCGGCAAGTAA
- a CDS encoding single-stranded DNA-binding protein gives MNDTLVTLVGNVATQPEYRDSGTGGLARFRFAVTARRWDRRKGIWSDGPTSFYTVWAWRALAANLAGSVSVGEPLVVHGRLRVREEQRDGQRRFSADLEAVAAGHDLTRGTSAFKRVVKADTSLTERPKDPVP, from the coding sequence ATGAACGACACCTTGGTGACACTGGTGGGCAATGTGGCGACGCAGCCGGAGTACCGGGATTCGGGGACCGGCGGTCTGGCCAGATTCAGGTTCGCGGTCACCGCGCGCCGCTGGGACCGGCGCAAGGGGATCTGGTCGGACGGGCCCACGAGTTTCTACACCGTCTGGGCATGGCGGGCCCTCGCCGCGAACCTGGCCGGATCGGTCTCCGTGGGTGAACCGCTCGTGGTGCACGGCAGGTTGCGGGTGCGCGAGGAACAGCGGGACGGACAGCGCAGATTCTCGGCGGACCTCGAAGCGGTGGCCGCGGGCCACGATCTGACGCGCGGGACATCGGCGTTCAAGCGAGTGGTGAAGGCGGACACCTCACTCACCGAACGTCCGAAGGACCCGGTGCCCTGA